ACTTATAGTTATACAtgtatagttgtccagcgtaagctgggcaaagtAGAGCATTGTCAAAGGGTACTGGATGACATCGATACagtcatttggagaccgtatatagATTGTGAGGTGTGGGTTGAGGACGGGCTAGAGATGGCCTATGTTTATATGTCACGATATCTGATCGGGTGAACGTCCTTTATCATTGAGCGATTTTTGTACAGTCGTGTTCAGTGGTAGTATAGGAGACAGCGGGGGATGCCACATGGAGCGTGTTTGTATGCTCGTCGAAGataggatgtgctagagtggggacccactGTAGATAGTGTAGCGGTGGTGGAGTATATGACACTGGCAGGCCAGATCTGGTATTATAGAGTAGGGGTCATtgatgttgggatgacagaggagttcgcaccgtacttcgtggcacatgcagtggcatgTATATCTGATTCGACAGAGATGCTAcctgcctttgatgatgatgaggatgagcagccaaaGAGGTGAGGGGGAGCTagacagagagatgaggagggagaggaggtaggagatggaggtggagatgatggaggaggtggtggagtcGGTGATAGAgttagagggagaggaggagatagagggagaggaggagatggaggaggtggtggattagataAAGGATAAGGGGGAGATGGAAGGAGAGGAGGAGGGCTCATTCTTGGTTATTgtggggttggtagggtaggtgcagtgctagcagttgtgggtggtatagaggatgttagGCGACCCACCCAGAGGATGAGATCTGATGTTTCACCTCCACCGATGCCTCAGACAAGGACAAGTATGGCTAGGACCATGACACACGTACCCATTCaaattagggtacccacccattgACAGGATTCACATATTAGAGCCCTACAGGTCACAGTACAGGAGTTGCAGGCACAGGTGCTAGCATAGCAATGCCAGATTACACAGATTATGGCAGAGCGAGATACAGAGAGAGAGCATCAGAGTCGGGCAGAGGATCTTGCTGAGAGATTGGAGAGAGCAATAGGTGGTGCCCCGATGCGGGACATGCTGAGGGAGATACGATACACGGCCAAGGAGTCTGAGTACTATAGGCgtctatatgaggaggtggtccctagacATCACAGAGCTTCTAGCTATGCAGCAGTCGATCTGCTCGTAGTCATACGGGGACGGAGAGTAGAGGTGTTATGGGGCCTGCCCGACGTGATCCACCCAGTGGAGATCCAAGGGCTAGGACATCTACTGTTAGGTCGTtggcctcaggagatagtcatacctgagagacttgtctctattgtattttgctTATTTTGTTGTATTTTAACAGACATGgtatcccttgtacatttcgacctttttgagatatatatatatatatagcattgattttctctgatccacatgtgttattgatgatgattgatgagatgcattgatatgatgattctatgatgatgatgtgatgcttagataataatgctcttgattttgataaTTATGCATGATTTATGATGAaatgagaatgtgatgatgtattgattactgtgatttatgagatgtatcttgaaaatgagatgtatgataatgatgatgatgtgagatgtagcttgaaaatgagatgtatgataatgattatgatgtgagatgtatcttgaaaatgagatgtttgataatgataatgatgtgagatatatcttgaaaatgagatgtatgataatgataatgcaagattTTTAAAATGGTGTGCAGCTAATGCAAgcttaaaaatgatatgcaactaaaatgATCACTTTGATTTTGTCATTGTCATTCCTGTTAGTCACTTGTCTGTGCTatgtttttgtttgtcatcattgagcttttgatatgttggaagtttatacaagcataatggtataattgagccataatgacctgagtgaaacttacatggatgtttgatattgcaagatgacacaagcatcgaggtataattgaaccaagacgacttgAGTGTTACTTgtataaaacaaacaagagttaaccatttgtatgcgcaaagtggaacaatgtctccaatgatatgtttccaatcatgtctcgagacaatatTGTATTGTAcgaatgatcacctcacagacagaaaactaaaaatatcaaattcctttgttgcttctctagctcgatgcatcctcgagtagctcaagagatccaatgattcaaaaatacaaaataatcaaaacttcatgccagatgtaaacaaattataattcagaaaatcatccatcatgtgtgtgttaaagttgtagttggataatggtcttgttttctagcctgatgagcagtTGTTGATATTGTTTCCTTAGCATGTCGAAATCCTTGTTATTTGTTGTCGGAATGATTAAAGTGAGAGGAATATTGCCCTTAGTCATAGATATCTATCGATGGGGATATACAtgttgattaccaagccatggtgggatatgatatgaatAGCTGtgtttggataatcaaggacagtgactatgctaagtatgtccgagATAATGCTATGTgaataagtgttgggcgatggccattagctAAGACTTAGATAGATGTaaaagatatgagtactgatagatagaggagtcggTTTCTCACAAATAGCACCTGTTGCCATTTTTCACTACTTAGATTTATTgcacttgtttgttttgttttttattttttttgtatttttctgattttttctttttccgtacattggatgactcaagtgtagaatttcttcagatggatgttgttggttggtttttCGATCACGTCCCCTTCTAAGGTTGTTAACTGATAGGAACTTGATCTGTAGGCTAATAGGATGAAaaaaaggacccaaccagttaggttcaaacttccccttcttttctcgatcctattgatttctgggattttcttttagtacaagatcaccgactttgaaagccctatggatgactttatgattgtagctcccgCATATTCgttgttggtatgctttgagatgatcataggcatgttgtcatttttcatccggaagctctagttcatgcaatctattgactcgatactcctcatctagtatgaggcccttcaaagatactctgagagatggaatttctacctcaagaggtagaattacttttgatccatacaccaatgaatatggcgtagccccTATAGGTGTATGAATGCTAGTCATGTATGCCCAGagtgtcagattgagttgtacatgccaatccttgtctgcatcatttactgttttcttgaggattttcaacattgttttatttgatgcttctacttgaccattcccctgtgggtagtaaggtgtagagaagcgatgttggattttcaatctttcacatagctctcagacatcttgatttttgaaaggatgcaTGCTGTCGGTAATGATgcaactgggaatgccatatctacaaatgagataaatgaggcaatttgttttccagttactgtggtcatcgggaccgcttcaatccactttgtgaaatactttgttgcGGTGATAATgaaattgtgtccatttgaagaggaaggatggattgtCCCTacaaaatcaagtccccattgatagaaaggccaagatgtggtaaaCGGCTAcaactcctatgctggtgcatggataagactgccatgaatttggcacttaggacatttctttgcaaattgatacgAGTATCTCTCCtttgtcggctagtaatatcccattctcagaagtttcttggcgagagtaggaccacttgaatgcgtaccacagaTACCCTTGTGAAGCTTGTGTAAgacggagtcagattcattacgatcaaggcaacaaagaagcgTACCATCTAAACCTCGATGGTAAAAGGTGTCAGCAGTTAAGGTATACCAGGTGGCTTGTCGGATGAAGCTGCATTTTTTGTTATGAGATAGATCGGGTGGAAGGGTGttgttcttaagataatcataGATTGTCTCGTATAGTGGGGAGTTTGAACCAATTAAGGCATAGACGAATTGGAatgtggaattgtcataggctgggcaAAATAGTTTCTCGACCAGCTACTCATAACGACCCTGTTTCTCTAGAATTtgcagcagtgaagcgatagtggtcATTGCATTGACCGCTATGttttccaaccttggtatttgctcgaaggtgatgtgtagaaagtactatttgaaatcatccaccattctcttatagggcattaCCTTATCATCCTTTCTCTGATATTcatcgttgatctgattgatgactagttgagaatctccatagactctcaattatgtgattctccattccacatccattttgattcctgtgaccagggcttcatattcaacgatgttggtgcatggaaacatcagtctataagatcgtGGGATGGTGTGCCCttctggagtgacgaacaagatccCTAAAATTGGTGTAGATTTTGATACCTCCAGTATGCTCAGTTACTGGGACTAGattagagatccattctgcatattCCAAGggtctgatgaaacccacatctaacattTTTTGTAATTCAATTTTGACCAATAGAgttatatgaggatgcatcttcctgagTTTTTTCTTGTATGGTTTCACTCCTAGAAGTAATGGTAAATGATACAAGACTAACTtgggatctaaccctggcatatcAAAATAAGATCATGCAATTTTGATTGGCCTTTGTGTAAAAAATTGAATGAACTTTTCTTTTTCCATTGGATTCAGAGATTTTGCTAGGTGTATCTTATGCACTATTTCAGCATCTCTGATGTTGATCTCTTCAGTTTCTTCAACTAGTAATGTTGATTGTTCTTTGTCTATAGGAAGAGTGGTCAATCTATTGTGAACCATACGTTCTACTTCATTTTCATCATCTGGATTGGAAGAGCATCTTGCTTCCCCAAAGTATGCAGTTCTATCTACATCTATGGTGAAGCCAGCTTTATGATCATCATAAAGAAGTgcatcccttgcacccaagaaatcaacaaacacttcatcattttgaaaccaatatAATTGTGGTTTCCCTTCTTGCCCCTAGTCTATTAGGTGAGGATACATGAGACAAAGATATATTTCTTCAGTAGGAGGATATGTTGATGAGATCATGCAAGTTTTATTGTTAAAAACATACTTGACTAATGGTGGGTTGATTGGTATGTCTTTATATTCAATGTCAGCATCCACAATTGGTATCTTTTATTGCACCCGGGGAGTGGAGGATGTTGATGACTTGGTGAAAATTTGACTCACAGAGGCCAGTCGCGCATCTGATTTAGCCATCTGGATGATAGGACTGATGAATGGCATCAAGTGTGGTAAAGTTTATAACTGGGGGAAGCTTTTATCTGAGAGGATTCATGATTTCCTAAAACTAGAGCATAAAACATTCTATATGTGCCACCATGCCATTAGTCTGTTTCTAGATGCAATACATTTACAGGAACCTCCAAAGATGTGGAATACTTTTGAACCACGCAGTAGGGAAGAACCCAACAAACCATCCATGTACTATTATGCTCACCTGGACACTCTGGGTGATGCCATATAGCTAGCAAAGAGGAGGAAGTTGGACGTAGCAGTCCAGGTTGAAGAAGATAGCGGCATGGAAGATTCAGATGAGGAGTTCAAGGAAATGGAGGAACGGGAGAGTGGAGATGAAGGATTCTGCATGGCATCATACACTatcggagaagaagaagaagaggaagcggAATCACAGCAATacgaagaggaggaggaggaagagcaaCATAGAGGACTGCGAGCATAGTGGAGAAGCACTCGAATGAAATTTACACCCCCCAAATTACCTCCTTCAACGTACTTGATACCACAGGAAGCACTCACAGTGGCTAGCCCAGTAGGAGATGTAAGACTAGTAGGAGTGTTGTTCAGGAGAGTTGATGAAGGGGATCCTCGAGCACAAAGACGAGTGTCCCTGCCGCAGATCGGCCTAGTTGTACTCGAATCACAAGTCGTAGCAATAGCAGAGCGTACTAGTAGGCTAGCAGACCGTACGAGTAGTGACTTAGGCGGCACAGGAATGATGGACCGTACGGTGGCCGATAGGGATGTGTAGCATAGTTCAAAGGCATCAGTGTAGGAGGCAGTCGTACTAGAGGAAGCTGCACCAAAGGTAGTCATCCAAGAAATAGTTGTACAGGAGACAGGTATTGGTATGGCATGTACTAGTATGGAGGGGACCGTAGCAGTTGAGGGAAGTACGGTAACAACAAGAGGGGATGAGTCTGTGGATGTACCTATGGCAGACAAGGAAGGAGGAGATGGCTCAGAGGATTTGGTGGTATTGGACACACTGGCTGACAAGGATATAGATGCACATTTGGATGGGTGACTAGGATAGTTTTCACTCACACCTCACCTTCCCACTTCGCCCTCACCGCACTCCATGGCAATTGGACAGGACCAAACACAGCATAGGACCGCTATTATCATAAATCAGGTCCAGGATGAGATGATGTCAGTAGAGGAGCAGGATTTATCGACTAGAGGTGGTGGACATGACCCGAAGATCATTGATGTTGAGGAGAGCGGGTCCAAAGGACCACTGGTGGGTCTTCACCTCACACCATCGGACCCTAGTGATCCAGCAGGCTCGCTTCAGCAGTTCCTTGTGGAGCTACAGGGGATCTCAGATATAGCCCGAGGTATGGCACAATTGACTAGACAAATGGATGTTGGAAACTCAACTTACGCTGAGAAGCTTTTCCACTTCATAGCTTCGGGATGTGAGGAGGATTTTTCATGCCACTTTGAGCAGCGGAGGTGGCTTGACAGTAGTACGTCGGAGATGGTTCAAGAGTGGAAGCACATGCGACTAGTGGAGAGAGTGGACACCCTGGGAGCCACCTTGCATAGTATGGAGGGATTGTTCTGGGATGTCTACCTACATATGTGACAGAGTCAGATGGAGCAACAGACCCAGTGACTATACGTTGCAAAATTGGAGAAGGAAGGGGAAAAGTGTGTGCAGTTGGTTGCAGTAGATAAAAACTTGAGGGTTGAGTTGGAGACAAAGGTGACCACTTATGAGGCTTGTTGCAGCATGTAGGAGAAGGAAGCACAGGCACTTGCAACACAGGTAGCTGACCTCACTCTACAGATGGACCAGAAGGATGAAAAACTATTGGAGGTTGCACACATGGTCAAGAAGGCACGTGAGTGGAAGCTGATTACGGAGAAGAACCTCAAGCTTCACATAGAAAGACAACCTTCTTCTTCGGCCATGACAACGACGCCTCCTCCCCCTCCTCAGTCTTAGTCTTTTGATTTGTTGTTATAGCTCTTGTTGTCTTAGTCATCTGGAAGACGACTACTTTTTTCGAGGGGCtgatgttaggggtcaataacacatgttagtttatAGTTGGTTCGAGTGTTTTATGCTTTGTTATGTATGATTTGCCAAGAGGTTCttgtggggtagttggtagttagtgacggttggcaacttggccaactatCGGGTCTATATAATGTATGGATGTAACCTTGGCAAGTTAGCATTTGTACTGGCATATTTTGGAATCCAATAAAGATATCATCATTCTGCCATAATTGTTCTGTAATTGTTATCTATGCTTTAATATACATAAATATTCTTGTTATATGAGTTGT
The nucleotide sequence above comes from Cryptomeria japonica chromosome 11, Sugi_1.0, whole genome shotgun sequence. Encoded proteins:
- the LOC131063116 gene encoding uncharacterized protein LOC131063116; protein product: MAERDTEREHQSRAEDLAERLERAIGGAPMRDMLREIRYTAKESEYYRRLYEEVVPRHHRASSYAAVDLLVVIRGRRVELAKRRKLDVAVQVEEDSGMEDSDEEFKEMEERESGDEGFCMASYTIGEEEEEEAESQQYEEEEEEEQHRGLRA